Part of the Chelmon rostratus isolate fCheRos1 chromosome 10, fCheRos1.pri, whole genome shotgun sequence genome is shown below.
TAAAAGACTCATCATGTAGAATGACCACTGATCACAGACCATGCGATTATTTGATTACTATTACTGATGAATTAATGTGTGAATTAGAAatacatacaatatatacataataagATACAAGTTACAGtattaaatacagtatatgttaACTCTCCACCAATGCCTTATAGACAAGTAACTATAGAAAATGTGGACTACATAACATAGATCTCAAGAACTTGAGCATTCACAGCTTGTGGGAAAATACCTGAAAAATGATTTAAGATGCTAAACGTCTCTCGTGCATCTGAGTGGCTCTTTCTAGTGGGAGCAGGGCCAGTGAGATTTTTGATATTTCTCAGCTGCTTGAAGTTGTTATTGAATTCTGGTCTGCGCAGGCAATGCAGGCAACACTGACCTCTTCTGGTTATTAGGTGCAACACTGGGAGGATTTCAATGCATGTCGTTTATCTGGAGGACCTGTGTGCCACAGAAGATTAAATAAAACTAGATAATCTTCATTTTTGCAAACATGCATCATTAAGTCACTTCTATGCTGCACCCCTCACAGCAAGGTCGTAAAATCAAACACGTTCAGCTCAACATTTACAACACTACTAAACTTTCCAGCACGTACCAGCGGATTGTGTTTTACAGAACATTGTAGATAAGTCAGAAACACTGACACGCCACTTTCGACTCACCTTAGTGACCTTCTGAGTGTCCGCACACACCACAGCATCCACGCATGCAAACTATTCGTAAAAACAACGTAGCTTGCATTCCTGCGTGCACACGTGTGACGTGTGTTTCTAAGAAAGGTACTGTTAAATTCACGTCCCCTTTTCGTGATGCATGTCGGAGTGCTTTACATTCAGTATATATGTAACATCTAATGAGGTGTGAAATGCCGCGCATTCCAATGCATGGCAAGTCAACGCACCAAGAGTTAAACACGGCGAGTGTGTGTACTTTGCATGAGATAAGGTCAGTTAATGGTAAATTGTGTATGTCTGTGAGAGCAGCGGTGGCGGTCAGGGGGTGAGATGAGAGTTTTCATTCACCATTTGATGAAATTGAACAGTTTGAAGAGGAAACTAGAAATATCCAGTGTGCTCTCTCATGGATAGAAACaagtttcctgtgttttcttttgtcccTCTTACTAGAAACCTCAAGACTGGTGTACAATCATATGATGAACCTGAAATTATGTTGATTTATATTGAAGGTTATGATTGTTGGCTTCATGTTTTTGATTCCAAGAACAtttcttgttgtatttttgatgtttgataAACAACATTGTCTTGTAATTTCATGTGCAATGAGCTGAATGTATGGATACGACACAGAAATAACTAGCGCACTGTACCACTGTGCCTGTTTATCAAGTGTAGTCTCGATAAATGGATTATAAAGACAGATATTCATTAAATCACTAGTATATTTGACACAGTAAATGGATTTCGTAAAATAAGGATTGCACAACACGGAATAAACTGTCTATGAAAAGCTGAATTGTGAATCCATCAGTGATGTTTAAGTAtttggtctgtgtgtttgtgtgtgtgtgtgtgtgtgtgtgtgtgtgtgtgtgtgtgtgtgttgcagggctGTGGTTCAGGGGGTCCAGATGGCAGGCATGAGGGGCCCGGCCTGCACTGGAGTCTGGCTTTAGAGTCCACAGGGGCTCCCACTTCAACTGGACACATTCCACAGGTATCGTAGCACTCAACACAGCACCACACAAAATGAGACGCATTCAGAGTTCAAGGACCAAACATGTTCCTGTGATGGCTAAAACATTCAAATGGACAAAACATTCGGGTTGTGAGTTCGTTAAACAACAAATCCTCACGTTTGAGTATTTGGATTCCAGAAACTGTTTGATATTCTTTCTTGATAAGGgatttatttctttcttctttcaatAGTTAATAATAGCACTAATGACAGCCCTATGTATTTAGCTTCCATACAAGCTTGTCATTGAACTTTTTTCTTGTGCTCGGTTCAGGACGTGTGCCCATGAGGTCGTCACCACTGGTCCTGCTCCTCCTGATCGGCGTCCAGGCTGTACTGAACATGGGAGGTGGATTGGCCTGGAGCACCGgggcagccaatcacagagcaggacagcagcagacagcggCGGGGGACCACCTTTCTGAAAACCATTCTTCACCAGAGCATCGTAGGACCAGCCACCACAGGACCAAGAGGCCCCATCGGGCAGCTTCACACACCCATGATAGGAGCCCCGTCGTTGGGCACTCTACGTCGGCTTCACCCCCTGACCCCTCCATCCCAGTGGTGGACCCCAAGCTTTTCTCCAAGAGACGCTACCGCTCCTCGCCTCGCGTTGTCTTCAGCGAGGTGCCCCCATCACACGACGCCCTGGAAGGTGAGGGTTATGACATTGAAGGGGTGAGGGGGGTGAGGGTAAGGCGCAGGGCAGGATCGCACACCATGCACCGAGGAGAGTACTCAGTATGTGACAGCATAAATACCTGGGTGGGCAACCTGACACGAGCCACAGACATAGCTGGGAATGAGGTGACAGTGCTGCCCAACGTTACAATCAACAACGTGGTGAAGAAACAGTTCTTCTATGAGACCACCTGCCGATCCCCCACACACAGAGGCTCCGGGACTGCAAACGGGGGAAGGCCAGGGGGACGGGGTGGCAAGCAGGGCTCCAAATCAGGCAACTCAGGCTGTCTCGGCATCGACAGTCGCCACTGGAACTCCTactgcaccaacacacacatattcgtAAGCGCCCTGACCATCTTCAAGGAACGGACAGCCTGGCGCTTCATCCGCATCAacgctgcatgtgtgtgtgttctcagcaGGAAGTCTTGGGCGGGCCGACTGGGCAACTGACCGGGGGGGACTACTCCTGACCACTGAACTatgaaacaagcacacacatttctacTAAACAGCCACTGCAGCTTTATTGCCAATACTGTAATCCTCTTCCCCACCTccaaacatacacactgaccACAGCActcaatccacacacacacacactctctctcacacacacacacacacaaacagcttcatcTATCCAACCCCTTGGCCCCTGACCCTACCTCAGTCCGAGAAGTCCTGGTTGTTTTTAAGTTATGAGGACTGCATGTCATATTTATGGTTTATACAgtcaaatatgaaaatatatacagtatgtgtatatatacaaaATGAATTCAAgcttttaatgttgttgttattgttgttgtgttgttcaTGCTGTTATTTATTAAACACCTCAGTACTTGCCTGGTGTCTCGTGTCAGTTTAACATAGTGTTGACGTGTACACATTTTGGTTTTAAAGCTGCTCCAGCCgatatttttgtattaataacGAATGAAATGACCAGGTGAAATATGAAAGAGGCCCGTCGCAGTGATGAGTATCAGTGATGAGCTCCTCTCTAGatctctctttatttcttcatctttcagcttgttgttttggtttatcctgtttcagttcagtctctctgctctcatcagcacTGTGTCCAAatacaacagctgttttcagtgatagccctgataaacccactgtgtgGTACTGGTctagcaccaaacagcagacagacaaaggtaggaaacagctggtggacacagcggagcatttagcacctgaagaaccagatatttccccCAGGAGTTGAGAGTGAGTATTGGATTGGATATGTTAATGCTGCCCTGTGTCTGCTCTATGTATAAATAATCAACAGTTTGCTATCAAGCTCTCAATTCAACTTTATGAGGTGACGATATGAGATTTTGTTCACACCTCCCAAGTGGGAGAAAA
Proteins encoded:
- the ngfa gene encoding neurotrophin-7, which codes for MRSSPLVLLLLIGVQAVLNMGGGLAWSTGAANHRAGQQQTAAGDHLSENHSSPEHRRTSHHRTKRPHRAASHTHDRSPVVGHSTSASPPDPSIPVVDPKLFSKRRYRSSPRVVFSEVPPSHDALEGEGYDIEGVRGVRVRRRAGSHTMHRGEYSVCDSINTWVGNLTRATDIAGNEVTVLPNVTINNVVKKQFFYETTCRSPTHRGSGTANGGRPGGRGGKQGSKSGNSGCLGIDSRHWNSYCTNTHIFVSALTIFKERTAWRFIRINAACVCVLSRKSWAGRLGN